DNA sequence from the Pelosinus sp. IPA-1 genome:
ATATTATGCGTTGTTTTTTTAACCACAGAGAACGCAGAGCGGATAATTTGATATTTTCTCTTTCTTCTCTGTGCCTTTGTGGTTAACGGCCTTACAGATTTCTCTTAATTATAAATGAATCAGTAGGTTTTTTGTAATATGATTTAATTTTTAAAATAATTAAAATTCATAAAGGATTTTATTGCTAATATGGAGAATAATACTTATATAGACACTGGAAGGAGATGGGCGATTATGGCAATCACTGTACGAGGCAAAAATATCGAAATTACACCAGCACTAAAGGATTACGTAGTAAAGCGCACCAGTAAAATCACAAAATACTTCCAAACTCTAGGTGAGATTACAGCTGTTTTAGCTGTAGAAAAGGGTCGTCACATTATAGAGCTCACCGTACCTATTAATGGTATGATTCTCAGAGGCGAAGAAGCTACTGCTGATATGTATACTTCTATCGATCTTGTTGTTGATAAGATTGAAAAACAGATTGAAAAATATAAAACCAAAATTTCCCGCAGACTAAAAGCTGGAGTTTTCAAAGGGGAATTAGTTGCGGCGACTGTACCGTCAGAAACAGATGAACTACAGGTCGTAAGAACCAAACGATTCGCTGTTAAACCGATGGATACAGAAGAAGCCATTTTGCAGATGAATTTGATTAATCATGATTTCTATGTCTTTAGAGATGCTACAACAGAAGAAGTTAACGTAGTGTATCGTCGTAAAGATGGAAGATACGGTTTAATTGAACCAGATTCTAACTAAGCTAAAAAGTTACAAGAAAAAACCGGGGCATTTGCCCCGGTTTTTCTTGTAAAATATTGATATATTATGGGAAAAGTCAATAAACCACGGAGGTGCAGAGAACGCAGCCACTCTGTGCTCTCTGCGCCTCTGTGGTTCGCAAAGCCTATGTTTTACACTGTCAACTTTTGGACACGTCGCAGTGATGAAATCTCACGGACTGTAGCATTTTCTAATTCTAGGGCCTTATGAGCAAATTCTTCTCTGCTGAAGAAATTTTTTTCTATTAATAACTCTATTAGCGTGCTAATTGCCAGTGTGTTTTTGTAATCTGTATCTTTCAAGTCAGCGATTTGTCCGATGACATTAATGCTATTGGCTTGCATATATATTCCCCCTTGCGTTAGATGGTATTATACTACTAAGTATTTCCATTTTTACAAAGAAATATACAGCTTGATTCAAGAAGTTATACTTTCTAAGGAAGCTCACTAAGTTTATTTATTTTGACTTATCTACTATCTTTTGATAAAATTTTAAATTAGGCATATACTGTAAACTAATAGAAGAATATGATATATGCCAACTATTAAGGAGTTGATACCTGTTGCTTAAATTTTTAAGAAATCTATTCGGTGATGATAACGAAAAAGAAATAAAACGTATGATGAAATATGTAGAGCAAGTAAATACAATTGAGCCAACTATGCATAAGCTGAGTGATAGTTCACTGTCAGCTAAAACAGTTGAGTTTAGACGACGTTTGGAAAAGGGCGAAACCTTGGATGATATTTTGCCTGAAGCATTTGCGGTTGTGAGGGAAGCGTCACGTCGTGTACTTGGAATGCGACATTTTGATGTGCAGATCTTAGGTGGTGTTACCCTGCATGAAGGTAATATTGCGGAGATGCGTACAGGGGAAGGGAAAACTCTTGTAGGTACCCTTGCTACTTATTTGAACGCACTTACAGGTGAAGGGGTACATGTCGTTACAGTGAATGATTACTTAGCGAAACGGGATAGCGAGTGGATGGGCAAGGTATATCGCTTTTTAGGCTTATCCGTTGGTTTGATTGTCCATGGACTGGATTTTGTTGATCGTAAACAAGCATATCATGCAGATATTACATACGGTACCAACAATGAATTTGGTTTTGATTATCTTCGTGATAATATGGTTATCTACGCGGATCAAATGGTACAACGTCCATTAAATTATGCCATTGTGGATGAAGTAGATAGTATCTTGATTGATGAGGCCCGCACACCTCTTATCATTTCCGGACCAGGGGAGAAATCAACAGAGTTATATCATGTAATGGCAAGAATTACTCCTAAGCTCAAAGAAGGAGAAGACTACACGGTAGATGAAAAAACTCGTACCGTAGCACCTACGGAAAGTGGTATAGCGAAAGCGGAAAAATTACTAGGTATCAAAAATTTATATGACCATGAAAATATTGAAATGTCCCATCATTTTACCCAAGCACTAAAAGCCAAAGGTTTAATGAAACGGGATCGGGACTACGTGGTAAAAGACGGAGAAGTCGTTATTGTCGATGAATTTACAGGCCGTTTAATGTTTGGTCGTCGTTATTCCGATGGTCTTCACCAATCCATTGAAGCAAAAGAAGGCGTAAAAGTAGAAAGGGAAAGCCAGACATTAGCTTCGATTACTTTCCAGAACTATTTCCGTATGTATAAAAAACTGTCAGGTATGACAGGTACGGCAAAAACGGAAGAGGCAGAATTCCGGAAAATTTACAAGTTGGA
Encoded proteins:
- the raiA gene encoding ribosome-associated translation inhibitor RaiA; amino-acid sequence: MAITVRGKNIEITPALKDYVVKRTSKITKYFQTLGEITAVLAVEKGRHIIELTVPINGMILRGEEATADMYTSIDLVVDKIEKQIEKYKTKISRRLKAGVFKGELVAATVPSETDELQVVRTKRFAVKPMDTEEAILQMNLINHDFYVFRDATTEEVNVVYRRKDGRYGLIEPDSN